The following are from one region of the Williamwhitmania taraxaci genome:
- a CDS encoding LytR/AlgR family response regulator transcription factor, protein MRVVILEDEKLAAQRMQQLLKKCAPNIEIVATLPSVELAIAWFTNNPEPELIFADIHLGDGLSFEIFEAGHIKAPIIFTTAFNEYAIRAFKHNSIDYLLKPIDPEELCAAIKKHTNSQKSEASTGISAATLAQAMKMMTASHKSRFLIKVGDHLRPIDVSEVTFFYSASKDTFLVNKAGRNYALDYSLDQLEQLLDPEKFFRISRRSLVAKSEITEVVVYSGSRLKVKANALGDEEAIVSRERVAEFKEWLER, encoded by the coding sequence AGCTGCTCAAAAAATGCGCACCCAACATCGAAATTGTGGCCACGCTGCCAAGCGTGGAGTTGGCCATTGCTTGGTTTACCAATAACCCTGAACCGGAACTCATTTTTGCCGACATTCATCTGGGAGACGGGCTAAGCTTTGAAATATTTGAAGCAGGACACATCAAGGCACCCATTATTTTTACCACCGCATTTAACGAGTATGCCATACGGGCATTCAAGCATAACAGCATTGATTACTTGCTGAAACCTATTGATCCAGAGGAACTGTGTGCTGCAATTAAGAAGCATACCAATAGCCAAAAGTCGGAAGCGAGCACCGGAATTTCAGCCGCCACACTTGCACAGGCCATGAAGATGATGACGGCAAGCCATAAATCGCGGTTCCTCATTAAAGTGGGCGATCACCTTCGCCCCATTGATGTTTCGGAGGTTACATTCTTCTACAGCGCATCAAAAGATACATTCTTAGTAAATAAGGCCGGCCGCAACTACGCGCTCGACTACTCTCTCGATCAGCTGGAGCAGCTACTCGATCCCGAAAAGTTTTTTCGAATCTCACGCAGGAGCCTAGTGGCAAAATCGGAAATTACCGAAGTGGTAGTTTATTCAGGAAGTCGATTAAAGGTAAAAGCCAACGCCCTTGGCGACGAAGAAGCCATAGTAAGCCGCGAAAGAGTGGCCGAATTTAAGGAGTGGTTGGAGAGATAG
- a CDS encoding response regulator transcription factor, whose amino-acid sequence MENAEYYSNCNVATAEENTHKRVFSSNGEPTSTKVKKSQQSFKNQPFRIAIVSKSDSFRKEINTLINGEPRVSLCGVYDNLALLDTDSNTSPHIVVVNLTTETYSKTLASIRQLEEILFPRINFVAISSIYNPTFLERCFYSGVRLVIPTERLSKDFKRGIDAVASRLSL is encoded by the coding sequence ATGGAAAACGCTGAGTATTATTCGAACTGCAATGTGGCTACAGCAGAGGAAAATACCCATAAAAGAGTATTTAGTAGCAATGGTGAGCCAACTTCAACAAAAGTTAAAAAAAGCCAGCAATCTTTCAAAAACCAACCTTTTAGAATAGCGATAGTAAGCAAAAGCGACAGCTTTAGAAAAGAGATAAACACCTTAATAAACGGTGAACCACGTGTATCTCTTTGTGGTGTATACGACAACTTAGCCCTTCTCGATACTGATTCGAACACATCCCCTCATATTGTTGTTGTAAATCTAACAACAGAAACATACAGTAAAACGTTGGCGTCAATTCGTCAACTTGAAGAAATCTTGTTTCCCCGAATTAATTTCGTAGCGATATCGTCAATATATAACCCAACTTTTTTAGAACGGTGTTTCTATTCCGGAGTTCGCTTAGTAATTCCAACAGAGCGCCTTTCTAAGGATTTCAAACGAGGTATTGATGCAGTTGCTAGCCGCTTATCCCTATAG
- a CDS encoding methyl-accepting chemotaxis protein: MKLPELSIRAKLLTFSFLLLFLVNVVATLYSVTEFQRIRKINQANNLVSQIEKKLLQSRIDLYSFSYTFNSEEIERSQMTLFDVFSLLDTVKVVAVEIDADTAAISKLGANIYSYGNELSIYILGASGKRVAVETMQKNYDKITSIIAARNIAVDATTAQHVKSLKVDKSVASSNKVQSQLSTSLGYLSQHIKNDSLVKLLANNREQLDILLNAEEENSNNTLGSVGETLFGELSATQAQLAANSDSVFSKTIVRIAAFIGVCLIIGIFIAFLFSKKLSGSIINLAEITNTLSKGDLAVKPKDALLARTDELGMLANSLEHMRLNLRNVVMGVQDCSQNLFSSSQQLKDSSQSLSTSANYQASSVEELSSSMEEIASSATQNNSNANRADTTAEKCAEAMKQIHITSKDAVENIHLVEQKIAIVNEIAQQTNLLALNAAVEAARAGQYGASFGVVAKEVRNLAEKSRKAADEIAKVAASGVALSQKTVLSVIDAIPLIENNQNAVQEIAAASIEQSSSINHINTAINEMNGTVQENAAASEQLAANADAVTAHAETLKEMVAFFKMS; the protein is encoded by the coding sequence ATGAAACTTCCAGAACTGTCTATTAGAGCGAAGCTGCTCACCTTCTCATTTCTTCTGTTGTTTCTAGTGAACGTTGTGGCCACGCTTTATAGTGTTACTGAATTTCAACGGATTCGCAAAATCAATCAGGCAAACAACCTCGTAAGTCAGATTGAGAAAAAATTGCTTCAAAGCCGCATCGATCTTTACTCCTTTTCTTACACTTTCAACAGTGAAGAGATAGAGCGTTCGCAAATGACTCTTTTCGATGTGTTTTCGCTCTTAGACACGGTTAAAGTAGTTGCTGTAGAAATAGATGCAGATACAGCCGCCATATCAAAGTTGGGCGCAAATATTTACTCATACGGTAACGAGCTATCAATTTACATACTTGGAGCCTCCGGCAAACGTGTTGCCGTTGAAACTATGCAGAAAAACTACGATAAGATAACTAGTATTATTGCTGCGCGAAATATCGCCGTAGATGCAACCACTGCTCAGCATGTGAAAAGTCTAAAGGTCGATAAATCTGTTGCTTCATCAAATAAAGTTCAAAGCCAGCTAAGCACAAGTTTAGGATACCTTTCACAGCACATAAAAAACGACAGCCTTGTGAAGCTTCTTGCCAATAACCGCGAGCAGCTAGATATACTATTAAATGCCGAAGAAGAAAACTCCAACAATACACTTGGCTCCGTTGGCGAAACTCTGTTTGGCGAACTGTCGGCAACACAAGCGCAGCTGGCGGCCAACTCCGACAGCGTTTTCAGCAAAACCATTGTTCGAATAGCAGCATTTATTGGTGTATGCCTTATAATTGGTATTTTTATTGCATTCCTATTCAGCAAAAAGCTATCTGGCAGTATTATCAACTTAGCAGAAATCACCAATACGCTATCCAAGGGCGATTTAGCTGTTAAACCCAAGGATGCTCTACTTGCCCGCACCGATGAACTCGGAATGCTTGCCAATTCGCTGGAGCACATGCGCCTAAACCTGAGAAATGTGGTAATGGGTGTTCAAGATTGCTCTCAAAACCTTTTCTCCTCAAGCCAACAGCTCAAGGATTCGTCGCAAAGTTTGTCCACCAGCGCCAACTATCAGGCGTCTTCGGTTGAGGAGCTATCATCGTCAATGGAAGAAATTGCTTCGAGCGCAACCCAAAATAACTCCAACGCCAACAGGGCCGACACAACTGCAGAAAAATGTGCGGAGGCCATGAAGCAAATCCACATTACTTCCAAAGATGCTGTGGAAAATATTCATTTGGTAGAGCAGAAGATTGCCATAGTAAACGAAATTGCACAACAAACCAACCTTTTGGCTCTAAACGCAGCTGTTGAAGCTGCCCGTGCAGGTCAATATGGTGCCAGCTTTGGTGTTGTAGCCAAAGAGGTTAGGAACCTAGCAGAAAAAAGTCGTAAGGCTGCCGACGAAATAGCCAAGGTAGCAGCCAGCGGCGTGGCTTTATCGCAAAAAACAGTGTTGTCGGTAATCGATGCCATACCGCTCATTGAGAACAACCAAAATGCGGTTCAGGAAATTGCGGCCGCAAGTATTGAGCAAAGCTCAAGCATTAACCACATAAATACCGCCATAAACGAAATGAACGGAACCGTGCAGGAAAATGCTGCTGCATCAGAACAACTGGCTGCAAACGCCGATGCTGTTACCGCTCATGCTGAAACTCTAAAAGAGATGGTTGCTTTTTTCAAAATGAGCTAG
- a CDS encoding phospholipase A — protein sequence MAFCYSHSQTTTNLEEQKETLNKGSIIKGSFYKIKKSEAFAAVNQSSHFGLFHDNYFVSGIPTNKKISRNTIDAKFQVSIQQRIIKGNLPLNSFLFLTYTQKAFWSIGKESKPFTDNNFNPGVSMSSLLLLDSKLRGIFVFSIEHESNGRDSIQSRSWNYTALSYTHFYNIWFSSQVKMWGGWIDEKNNHDLLTYKGYGLVAFNYQSKSDRLWVSLILNPTNRLNNCNTTVEVNFKTGPNVNQFLFLQYYSGFGENMLDYSNYTSMVRVGICIKPSIKNFY from the coding sequence TTGGCATTTTGCTATTCACACAGTCAAACAACTACCAATTTAGAAGAGCAAAAAGAAACCCTGAACAAGGGAAGTATTATTAAAGGCTCATTCTATAAGATTAAGAAGAGCGAAGCATTTGCGGCAGTAAATCAGTCCTCTCATTTTGGACTTTTTCACGACAACTATTTCGTCTCAGGGATTCCTACAAATAAAAAAATTAGTAGAAATACTATTGATGCAAAGTTTCAAGTAAGTATTCAGCAACGTATTATAAAAGGGAATTTACCATTAAACTCATTCTTGTTTTTAACCTACACACAAAAAGCGTTTTGGTCTATCGGAAAGGAATCGAAACCATTTACCGACAACAACTTTAATCCAGGAGTAAGCATGAGTTCGCTTCTTTTATTGGATAGTAAGTTAAGAGGGATTTTTGTTTTCTCTATCGAGCACGAATCCAATGGTAGAGACTCCATTCAGTCGCGCAGCTGGAACTATACTGCTCTTTCCTATACCCACTTTTACAACATTTGGTTTAGCAGCCAAGTAAAGATGTGGGGCGGATGGATTGACGAGAAAAACAATCACGACCTACTCACCTATAAGGGTTATGGATTAGTGGCGTTTAACTACCAGAGTAAATCGGATAGGTTGTGGGTATCGCTTATTCTCAACCCAACCAATAGGTTGAATAACTGTAACACAACGGTTGAGGTGAACTTCAAGACTGGCCCGAATGTAAACCAATTTCTCTTCCTGCAATACTATAGCGGCTTTGGAGAAAACATGCTAGATTACTCCAACTATACATCAATGGTAAGAGTTGGCATTTGCATAAAACCTTCGATTAAGAACTTTTACTAA
- a CDS encoding phospholipase A, giving the protein MPALRKIALTLLLLLSFFYVNAQSAEDFRRQKDTLNNRSIITSSLYNIDADNAYTLINQSPYFGLFHDNYFVAGIPTNKVITRNSVDAKFQISIQQRFIKGILPYNMFLSGTYTQKSFWSIGKESTPFKDNNFNPGISLSSFLIVDSKLKGFAVFSIEHESNGRDSIQSRSWNYAALSYNHFFNIWFSGQIKLWRGWINEKNNHDLLKYKGYGLMALNYQSKSDRLWVSLILNPTNSFNNLNTIVEINYKPGTNINQYLFLQYFSGYGENMLDYTNYTSMVRVGICIKPSLKNFY; this is encoded by the coding sequence ATGCCTGCACTTCGTAAAATTGCCTTAACGTTACTCTTATTACTATCGTTTTTTTATGTAAACGCTCAGTCTGCTGAAGATTTCCGTCGGCAAAAAGACACGTTAAATAATCGAAGTATAATTACAAGTTCGCTCTATAATATAGATGCTGATAATGCATATACGCTTATAAATCAATCTCCCTATTTTGGACTTTTTCACGATAACTACTTTGTTGCGGGGATTCCTACAAATAAGGTAATTACTAGAAATAGTGTCGATGCAAAATTTCAAATAAGTATTCAGCAACGCTTCATAAAAGGGATATTACCCTACAACATGTTCCTCTCTGGAACCTACACGCAAAAATCGTTTTGGTCTATCGGCAAGGAATCGACACCATTTAAGGACAACAACTTTAATCCAGGAATTAGCCTAAGTTCATTTCTTATTGTAGATAGTAAATTAAAGGGATTTGCAGTATTCTCCATTGAACATGAGTCGAATGGTAGAGATTCAATTCAATCGCGCAGCTGGAACTACGCAGCTCTTTCCTATAACCATTTCTTTAATATATGGTTTAGCGGCCAAATAAAGCTATGGAGAGGATGGATTAACGAGAAAAACAATCACGACCTACTGAAATATAAGGGTTACGGATTAATGGCATTAAACTACCAGAGCAAATCAGACCGATTATGGGTTTCGTTAATTCTTAATCCAACCAATAGTTTTAATAATCTTAATACAATTGTGGAGATAAACTACAAGCCAGGGACGAATATTAACCAGTATTTATTCCTACAATATTTCAGTGGCTATGGGGAGAATATGTTGGATTACACCAACTATACATCAATGGTGAGAGTTGGTATTTGCATAAAACCGTCTCTTAAGAACTTTTACTAA
- the rnr gene encoding ribonuclease R yields the protein MTKNKSEKKTQPDFSKKMLIHAILDIFTANPTKVYNYKQLAKILEVKDDGPRRMIVEVCYELTDAGNLEQGDPGLFRLKQASGGIEGVVDMTASGSAFIVPTDNSGDIFVSFQNLYHALNGDRVRVNVFKKNRGSKAEGEVVEIIERARRNFVGIVEISKDFGFLVAGSKDMPYDIFLPAGTLKDAKNGDKAIARIVEWPQYAKNPIGEIVEVLGAPGNNEVEMHAILAEFDLPYYFPEDVSRVAEKISEKIPEEEYRNRRDFRKIKTFTIDPADAKDFDDALSYRRLDNGNIEVGVHIADVTHYVTPGSVIDNEAVERATSVYLVDRTVPMLPERLSNLICSLRPNEEKLCFSAVFELDSNARLVNEWFGRTITNSQRRFSYEEAQAVIETGEGDMKEEILELNRLARILRKERFKNGAIGFERDEVKFELDDNGVPLRVYYKEHKESNQLIEEFMLMANKRVAEFIGKDKKKHLTFVYRVHELPNPDKFDTFRKFISRFGYSVSPSIKGSDVSSSINHLLDEVKGKPEANLIETLAIRSMAKARYSTDNLGHYGLAFPFYTHFTSPIRRYPDMMVHRLLAHYLAEGKSKNKDEYEELCIHSSEMEKRAADAERASIKYKQVEFMTDKVGKAFDAVITGVADFGIFTEIVENKCEGLVSMRELDDDYYFFDEESYSIVGKSKGKIYRLGDPIKIVVLQANMPKRQLDYGLFHEEGEERITLPASARNQAGSRGSSGPKPTSGNRSFGGGSRRGESRGKGDGSKKDGESRRGGSGGGGRSKSSGTTKISTIGARKSDSKSDSKGSSKDKGKRRR from the coding sequence ATGACAAAAAACAAATCAGAAAAAAAGACGCAGCCCGATTTTAGCAAGAAAATGCTTATACACGCCATTCTCGATATTTTTACCGCTAATCCGACAAAAGTTTACAACTACAAACAGCTTGCAAAAATACTAGAGGTAAAAGATGACGGCCCTCGCCGCATGATAGTAGAGGTGTGCTATGAGTTGACCGATGCCGGTAACTTAGAGCAAGGCGATCCAGGACTATTTCGCCTCAAACAAGCCAGTGGTGGAATAGAAGGCGTGGTGGATATGACCGCCAGCGGTTCAGCATTTATTGTTCCCACAGACAATAGCGGCGATATATTTGTCTCGTTCCAGAATCTTTACCATGCCCTCAATGGCGATCGGGTTAGAGTAAACGTATTTAAGAAGAACCGAGGCAGTAAGGCCGAAGGCGAAGTGGTAGAGATTATTGAGCGCGCTCGCCGCAACTTTGTCGGGATTGTTGAAATAAGCAAGGACTTTGGCTTTCTTGTTGCCGGCAGCAAGGATATGCCCTACGATATTTTTCTTCCGGCGGGAACACTCAAAGACGCAAAGAATGGGGATAAAGCGATTGCTCGTATCGTGGAGTGGCCTCAGTATGCCAAGAACCCCATTGGCGAAATTGTGGAGGTGCTGGGTGCTCCCGGCAATAACGAGGTGGAGATGCATGCCATCCTTGCTGAGTTTGACTTGCCCTACTATTTTCCCGAAGACGTAAGCCGCGTAGCTGAAAAAATAAGCGAAAAAATTCCTGAAGAGGAGTACCGCAACCGTCGCGATTTCCGCAAGATTAAAACATTTACCATCGACCCTGCCGATGCCAAGGACTTTGATGATGCCCTTTCGTATCGCCGCCTCGACAATGGAAACATTGAAGTCGGGGTGCACATTGCCGACGTAACCCATTACGTGACACCCGGATCGGTTATCGACAACGAAGCTGTGGAGAGAGCAACCTCCGTGTACTTAGTAGACAGGACTGTTCCGATGCTTCCAGAGCGACTCTCAAACCTTATTTGTTCGCTTCGCCCCAACGAGGAGAAACTTTGCTTCTCGGCAGTTTTCGAATTGGACTCTAATGCCCGACTCGTGAATGAGTGGTTCGGCCGAACCATCACAAACTCACAACGTCGATTTAGCTATGAGGAGGCGCAGGCTGTTATTGAGACCGGCGAGGGAGATATGAAAGAGGAGATTCTGGAGCTTAATCGTTTGGCCCGTATTCTTCGGAAGGAGAGGTTTAAGAATGGTGCCATAGGGTTTGAGCGCGATGAGGTGAAATTTGAGCTCGACGACAATGGTGTTCCACTTCGCGTTTACTACAAAGAACACAAGGAAAGCAACCAACTCATTGAAGAGTTTATGCTAATGGCCAACAAGCGAGTGGCCGAATTCATTGGCAAGGATAAGAAAAAACACCTTACCTTCGTTTATCGAGTGCACGAACTGCCCAACCCCGATAAGTTTGACACATTTAGGAAGTTTATCTCCCGTTTTGGATATAGCGTTTCGCCGTCGATAAAGGGTTCCGATGTTTCGTCGTCCATTAACCACCTGCTCGACGAGGTAAAGGGAAAACCAGAAGCGAATCTTATAGAAACGTTGGCCATCCGATCCATGGCAAAAGCCCGCTACTCCACCGATAATCTTGGTCACTACGGGTTGGCATTCCCATTCTATACCCATTTTACTTCGCCCATCCGTAGGTATCCTGATATGATGGTGCACCGCTTACTTGCGCACTACTTAGCCGAAGGGAAAAGCAAGAACAAGGATGAGTATGAGGAACTGTGCATTCACTCTTCCGAAATGGAGAAACGAGCAGCCGATGCCGAGCGTGCCTCCATCAAGTATAAGCAAGTTGAGTTCATGACCGATAAGGTGGGCAAAGCCTTTGATGCCGTTATTACAGGCGTAGCCGATTTTGGAATATTTACCGAAATTGTCGAGAACAAGTGCGAAGGGCTAGTAAGTATGCGCGAACTCGACGACGATTACTACTTCTTTGATGAGGAGAGCTACAGCATAGTAGGAAAATCGAAGGGTAAGATTTACCGCTTAGGTGATCCAATTAAGATCGTTGTTCTGCAAGCCAATATGCCCAAACGCCAGCTCGATTATGGATTGTTTCATGAGGAGGGCGAAGAGCGAATAACCCTTCCAGCCTCTGCAAGGAATCAAGCCGGTTCGCGTGGCTCGTCCGGACCAAAGCCAACATCGGGGAATCGCTCCTTTGGAGGTGGATCACGACGCGGTGAAAGCCGAGGTAAGGGTGACGGAAGCAAAAAAGATGGTGAAAGTAGACGCGGCGGAAGTGGCGGCGGCGGTCGCTCCAAGAGTTCCGGAACCACCAAGATTTCTACCATTGGAGCACGAAAGAGTGATTCAAAAAGCGATTCGAAGGGTAGTTCGAAGGATAAAGGGAAAAGGAGAAGATAA
- a CDS encoding DUF1972 domain-containing protein, giving the protein MKIGILGTRGIPNQYGGFEELAEQLSRRLVIKGHDVWVFAPVFKKAVSKQVNGVHLLEISIPRWLPGAVQTLLYDYRSLVRASKQEFDVILECGYGFSPMLLFFRKELRQRIVTNMDGMEWQRPKWGFVARKFLQLSERLAVKYSHILVTDHPQIERYYLKTYGCASSLISYGVDIQANTSSMPPFSNTKGYLLVVSRPEPDNSLAEILDAFKLSSCMRPLILVGNFTNRFGQKLQNEYASSRAIFMGGIYDKVTLNQLRKESLLYLHGHQVGGTNPALLEAMACGCRIVARNNVYNREVLGDGAAYFETVLDLVGVFNHIDEYVSTLNGRIEENIAVIQNHYQWDIVAEKYEQLFLSVIANQAGSTSD; this is encoded by the coding sequence GTGAAAATAGGGATATTAGGTACTAGAGGGATACCAAACCAATACGGTGGTTTTGAGGAGCTAGCCGAGCAACTTTCGCGACGGCTCGTAATCAAGGGGCACGATGTTTGGGTATTCGCCCCCGTGTTTAAAAAGGCTGTATCGAAACAGGTAAATGGAGTTCATCTGCTTGAGATTAGCATTCCTAGATGGCTACCCGGTGCAGTTCAAACGCTTCTATACGACTACCGTTCATTAGTAAGGGCGAGCAAGCAGGAATTTGATGTTATTCTGGAATGTGGATATGGATTTAGCCCCATGCTCCTTTTTTTCAGGAAAGAGTTACGCCAGCGCATAGTAACCAACATGGACGGGATGGAGTGGCAACGACCAAAGTGGGGGTTTGTGGCACGCAAGTTTCTTCAATTGTCTGAGCGTTTGGCTGTAAAATATTCGCATATACTTGTAACCGATCATCCACAAATAGAACGCTACTACTTGAAAACGTATGGATGTGCATCTTCTCTTATATCCTATGGTGTCGATATTCAAGCAAACACGTCGTCAATGCCACCATTCTCCAATACCAAGGGCTATCTATTGGTAGTTTCCCGACCCGAACCTGATAATAGCTTAGCCGAAATACTTGATGCTTTTAAGCTTTCATCTTGTATGCGGCCACTAATCTTAGTAGGGAACTTTACTAATCGTTTTGGACAAAAACTCCAAAATGAATATGCTTCGTCACGAGCGATCTTTATGGGTGGAATATACGACAAAGTCACACTTAACCAACTACGAAAAGAGAGTTTGCTTTATCTTCATGGTCATCAAGTAGGAGGAACAAATCCCGCTCTGCTTGAAGCCATGGCTTGTGGCTGCCGAATTGTTGCGCGAAACAATGTCTATAATCGTGAAGTGCTCGGAGATGGAGCTGCTTATTTCGAAACCGTTTTGGATCTCGTAGGGGTATTCAACCATATCGACGAATATGTTAGCACGCTTAACGGAAGAATAGAGGAGAATATAGCAGTAATACAGAATCATTACCAATGGGATATTGTAGCCGAAAAGTATGAACAATTATTTCTTTCGGTAATAGCAAACCAAGCAGGGAGCACTTCCGACTAA
- the ybaK gene encoding Cys-tRNA(Pro) deacylase: protein MAAKKTNAARILDQMGIHYSIAEYQVDEADLSATHVADIIGQSPDIIFKTLVARGEKKGIAVFIIPGGDELNLKAAAQAIGDKKVSMIQVKELMPLTGYIRGGCSPLGMKKNFPTYVHDSVLSYPEVYVSAGVRGMQLVISPKDLIRATNATTWKLID from the coding sequence ATGGCAGCAAAGAAAACCAACGCGGCACGCATTCTCGATCAGATGGGGATTCACTACAGTATAGCCGAATACCAAGTGGATGAAGCTGATTTAAGTGCTACTCATGTGGCCGATATCATTGGACAGAGTCCCGATATCATCTTCAAAACACTCGTTGCTCGAGGCGAGAAGAAGGGAATTGCAGTATTTATAATTCCCGGCGGAGATGAGCTCAACCTAAAAGCCGCCGCGCAAGCCATCGGCGATAAAAAAGTGTCCATGATTCAGGTAAAGGAACTTATGCCCCTTACTGGCTACATTCGCGGCGGCTGCTCGCCTCTAGGAATGAAGAAAAATTTCCCTACCTATGTTCACGATTCGGTTCTTAGTTACCCGGAGGTGTATGTGAGTGCGGGAGTAAGGGGAATGCAATTGGTGATTAGCCCCAAAGATTTAATTCGGGCTACCAATGCAACTACTTGGAAACTCATTGATTAA
- a CDS encoding phospholipid scramblase-related protein, protein MNSIVNQNLFFVKEHVGMFKAANNFDIFDPNSKQMIMTCREDNLGFFTKLLRFTDLKRSTPFSVEIRTLAGEKVLTVRRGIAIFLSTVEVLDENDNLVGTFKQKLFSIGGKFDLFDMNGNTVCTLRGKWTSWDFSFAKDNVEFAHVSKKWAGFGKELFTTADNYMLQIDERVPQNHPMRLLILASVMCIDMVLKE, encoded by the coding sequence ATGAACTCAATTGTAAATCAAAACCTCTTCTTTGTTAAGGAGCATGTGGGCATGTTTAAGGCTGCCAACAACTTCGACATATTTGATCCCAACAGCAAGCAGATGATCATGACCTGCCGCGAGGATAATTTGGGTTTCTTTACCAAGTTGCTCCGCTTCACCGATCTGAAGCGTTCAACACCCTTTAGTGTCGAGATCAGAACCCTCGCTGGCGAAAAGGTGCTTACCGTTAGGCGGGGCATAGCCATTTTTCTCTCCACAGTGGAGGTTCTCGACGAGAACGATAACCTGGTGGGAACCTTTAAGCAGAAGCTTTTTTCCATTGGTGGCAAGTTCGACCTATTCGACATGAACGGAAATACCGTTTGCACGCTTCGTGGAAAGTGGACCAGCTGGGATTTCTCCTTTGCTAAGGATAATGTTGAGTTTGCTCATGTAAGCAAGAAGTGGGCCGGGTTTGGAAAGGAACTCTTTACCACCGCCGACAACTACATGCTGCAAATTGATGAGCGCGTACCGCAAAACCACCCTATGCGGCTGCTTATCCTTGCCTCGGTAATGTGCATCGATATGGTGCTAAAGGAGTAA
- a CDS encoding metallophosphoesterase family protein translates to MKLLHTSDWHLGKHLNSFSRHAEQQEVLQEICEIADREQVNAVIVAGDLFDTYNPPTESTELFYKTLKRLSSNGRRAVIAIAGNHDSPDRIEAPDPLARECGIIFAGYPNSVVPTFELESGLKVLQSHEGFISLALPGVAEPLRILLTPYANEFRLKTYLGQEDSEEELRTVLQQNWQQTADMCCDSKGVNILLSHLLMMRKGDELPEEPDDEKPILHVGGAQVIYTENIPAQIQYTALGHLHRKQRFNTNSTPVVYSGSPLSYSFSEANQSKFVVIIDVQAGQSATMAEIELIKGKRLLRKRSETMAEALAWLAENENSLVELTMATDTYLTAEERKRLFAAHEGIVTLIPDVKNRTELSGSSKHSIDLSKGMEELFSEYFLHSKGQNPNDNILKLFKEVLSEEGD, encoded by the coding sequence ATGAAACTTCTCCATACCTCCGATTGGCACCTCGGTAAACATTTAAATAGCTTCTCTCGCCACGCCGAGCAGCAGGAGGTGTTGCAGGAGATCTGTGAAATTGCCGACCGGGAGCAGGTAAATGCGGTTATTGTGGCGGGCGATCTGTTCGACACCTACAATCCCCCAACCGAATCGACGGAGCTGTTTTACAAGACACTAAAGCGGCTCTCCAGCAATGGTCGTCGCGCAGTGATTGCCATTGCAGGTAATCATGATTCGCCCGATCGCATTGAGGCGCCCGACCCGCTGGCTCGCGAGTGCGGAATTATCTTTGCCGGATATCCCAACTCGGTGGTTCCGACCTTTGAGCTGGAGTCGGGGCTGAAGGTTTTGCAAAGCCATGAGGGCTTTATCAGTTTGGCGCTTCCCGGGGTAGCGGAACCGCTCCGCATTTTGCTTACCCCTTATGCTAACGAGTTTCGCCTCAAAACATATTTGGGTCAAGAGGATTCGGAGGAGGAACTGCGCACCGTTTTGCAACAAAACTGGCAGCAAACGGCCGATATGTGCTGCGATAGCAAGGGGGTAAACATTCTTCTTTCCCATCTTCTGATGATGCGCAAGGGTGACGAGTTGCCCGAGGAACCCGATGACGAAAAACCAATCCTTCACGTGGGTGGGGCACAGGTAATTTATACCGAAAATATCCCTGCTCAGATTCAGTATACCGCACTAGGCCACCTACATCGGAAGCAGCGGTTCAACACCAACTCCACACCCGTGGTTTACTCCGGGAGCCCGCTCTCCTACAGTTTCAGCGAGGCCAACCAGAGTAAGTTTGTGGTAATAATTGATGTCCAAGCGGGCCAATCGGCTACAATGGCCGAAATTGAGCTTATCAAGGGGAAAAGGTTGCTTCGGAAGCGTTCCGAAACCATGGCGGAGGCTTTAGCTTGGTTGGCAGAGAATGAGAACAGCCTTGTAGAGCTTACCATGGCCACCGACACCTACCTTACTGCCGAGGAACGGAAACGGCTTTTTGCTGCGCACGAAGGTATTGTTACGCTAATCCCCGATGTTAAGAATCGCACCGAGCTATCGGGTTCCTCCAAGCATAGCATCGACCTAAGTAAGGGCATGGAGGAGTTATTTAGTGAGTATTTCCTCCATTCAAAGGGACAGAACCCCAATGATAATATACTGAAACTGTTTAAGGAAGTATTGTCGGAGGAGGGCGATTAA